One genomic window of Solanum stenotomum isolate F172 chromosome 9, ASM1918654v1, whole genome shotgun sequence includes the following:
- the LOC125876800 gene encoding cysteine proteinase 3 has protein sequence MSSLSLLLVLVAGLFAAALAGPATFADENPIRQVVVSEELENGILQVVGQTRNALSFARFAIRHRKRYESVEEIKQRFEIFLDNLKMIRSHNSKGLSYKLGVNEFTDLTWDEFRRHKLGASQNCSATTKGNLKLTNVVLPETKDWREDGIVSPVKAQGKCGSCWTFSTTGALEAAYAQAFGKGISLSEQQLVDCAGSFNNFGCNGGLPSQAFEYIKYNGGLDTEEAYPYTGKNGICKFSQANIGVKVISSVNITLGAEDELKYAVALVKPVSVAFEVVKGFKQYKSGVYTSTECGDTPMDVNHAVLAVGYGVENGVPYWLIKNSWGADWGEDGYFKMEMGKNMCGVATCASYPIVA, from the exons atGTCAAGTCTCTCACTCCTATTGGTTCTCGTCGCCGGCCTTTTCGCTGCTGCACTTGCCGGACCGGCGACTTTCGCCGATGAGAATCCGATCAGGCAAGTAGTAGTTTCCGAAGAGCTGGAGAACGGAATTCTTCAAGTCGTCGGCCAGACTCGCAATGCTCTCTCCTTCGCTCGCTTTGCTATCAG GCATCGGAAAAGGTACGAGTCCGTTGAGGAGATCAAGCAAAGGTTCGAGATATTTTTGGACAATCTGAAGATGATCCGATCGCATAACAGCAAAGGACTATCATACAAACTCGGTGTCAATG AGTTTACCGACCTAACATGGGATGAGTTCCGTAGACACAAGTTGGGGGCATCTCAAAACTGTTCTGCCACTACAAAGGGCAATCTCAAGCTAACTAACGTTGTTCTGCCAGAGACG AAGGACTGGAGGGAAGATGGTATTGTTAGCCCAGTGAAGGCACAGGGCAAGTGCGGATCTTGTTGGACATTCAG CACTACTGGTGCACTAGAGGCAGCATATGCCCAAGCATTTGGGAAGGGAATCTCTCTGTCAGAGCAGCAGCTCGTGGACTGTGCTGGATCTTTTAATAACTTTGGCTGCAATGGGGGGTTGCCATCACAAGCCTTTGAGTACATTAAATACAATGGTGGTCTTGACACTGAAGAAGCATATCCATACACCGGCAAGAATGGCATATGTAAATTCTCACAAGCAAATATTGGTGTCAAAGTCATCAGTTCTGTCAATATTACCCTG GGTGCTGAAGATGAACTGAAATATGCAGTTGCATTGGTTAAGCCTGTTAGTGTTGCTTTTGAGGTGGTAAAAGGTTTCAAACAGTATAAGAGCGGAGTTTACACCAGCACTGAATGTGGCGACACTCCCATG GACGTAAACCATGCTGTTCTTGCTGTGGGTTACGGTGTTGAAAATGGCGTTCCCTACTGGCTCATAAAGAACTCATGGGGAGCAGATTGGGGTGAGGATGGATACTTCAAAATGGAGATGGGAAAGAACATGTGTGGTGTTGCAACTTGCGCATCCTACCCAATCGTTGCCTAA